AACAAATGTTTCAGCGATTTTTCAATCTCTGTGTATTCGGTATTTAAAAGCGCTTGTTTACCAATTATAATGATATCGTAACCATTAAAAAAAAGTTCCTGATTCAAACGGTAGGCTTCCCTGATCTGACGCCTTAACCGATTTCTAACAACCGCCTTCTTTGAGATCTTTTTACTGACAATAATACCAATTCTATTTTCTTCCAATCCATTTTTTAGAAAATAAAAAGCAAAAGCCTTATTTCCAAAAACACTGCCCTTATTAAAAACATTTTTAAAATCATTCTGTTTTTTAAGGGAT
This genomic interval from Eubacteriaceae bacterium ES3 contains the following:
- the rnpA gene encoding ribonuclease P protein component is translated as MKLTSLKKQNDFKNVFNKGSVFGNKAFAFYFLKNGLEENRIGIIVSKKISKKAVVRNRLRRQIREAYRLNQELFFNGYDIIIIGKQALLNTEYTEIEKSLKHLFYKKNLMRKKNG